Proteins encoded by one window of Kribbella flavida DSM 17836:
- a CDS encoding MDR family MFS transporter, with translation MTTEQTDPTGVGLRSARGPILLSVMLSIGLVAIDATILATAVPAVVEDLGGFTQFPWLFSIYLLAQAISVPIFGKLADLRGRKPVMLLGVGLFVLGSVLCGFAWSMPALIAFRLIQGLGAGAIQPIGMTIIGDIYSVAERARVQGYIASVWGISSFVGPALGGVFADYVSWRWIFFVNIPLGLAAAWVLVRRFQENVDRGTRHQIDYWGTILLAVGGSLLLLGLLEGGVIWAWDSVASVTILAVSVLLLTAFVLVERRAPEPVLPLWVLGHRVLNSANSSALLVGVLMVGLSTYVPLYAQGVLGTSALVAGFALAAMTLGWPIAASLAGRLYLRLGFRTTMLFGAVIVVIGSILLLTVSADSSVLSLALACFVIGLGLGFSASPGVVAAQSSVDWTSRGVVTGANMFARSVGSAVGVAVFGAVANAVVAARLGSNHGDLEHLSGDVLAAAIHDVYLGAAAAAVLLVAAVVFMPNRVAEQPRGPA, from the coding sequence ATGACTACCGAGCAGACCGACCCCACCGGTGTGGGGCTGCGCTCCGCGCGCGGGCCCATCCTGCTGTCGGTGATGCTGAGTATCGGCCTGGTCGCGATCGACGCCACCATTCTCGCCACGGCGGTGCCGGCCGTGGTCGAGGACCTCGGCGGGTTCACCCAGTTCCCCTGGCTGTTCTCGATCTACCTGCTGGCCCAGGCGATCTCGGTACCGATCTTCGGCAAGCTCGCCGACCTGCGCGGCCGCAAGCCGGTGATGCTGCTCGGCGTCGGCCTGTTCGTGCTCGGCTCGGTCCTGTGCGGGTTCGCCTGGAGCATGCCCGCGCTGATCGCCTTCCGGCTGATCCAGGGCCTCGGCGCCGGCGCGATCCAGCCGATCGGCATGACGATCATCGGCGACATCTACTCGGTCGCCGAGCGGGCCCGGGTGCAGGGCTACATCGCCAGCGTCTGGGGCATCTCGTCGTTCGTCGGCCCGGCGCTCGGCGGGGTGTTCGCCGACTACGTGTCCTGGCGCTGGATCTTCTTCGTGAACATCCCGCTCGGCCTGGCCGCCGCCTGGGTGCTGGTCCGCCGGTTCCAGGAGAACGTCGACCGCGGGACCCGGCACCAGATCGACTACTGGGGCACGATCCTGCTCGCGGTCGGTGGCTCGCTGCTGCTGCTCGGGCTGCTCGAAGGCGGCGTGATCTGGGCCTGGGACTCGGTCGCCAGCGTCACGATCCTGGCCGTCTCCGTCCTGCTGCTGACCGCGTTCGTGCTGGTCGAGCGGCGTGCGCCCGAGCCGGTGCTGCCGCTGTGGGTGCTCGGTCACCGGGTGCTGAACTCGGCGAACTCCTCGGCGCTGCTGGTCGGCGTACTGATGGTCGGCCTGTCCACGTACGTGCCGCTGTACGCCCAGGGCGTGCTGGGCACGAGCGCGCTCGTCGCCGGCTTCGCACTCGCCGCGATGACGCTGGGCTGGCCGATCGCGGCCTCGCTGGCGGGCCGGCTCTACCTGCGGCTCGGCTTCCGTACGACGATGCTGTTCGGCGCCGTGATTGTCGTGATCGGCTCGATCCTGCTGCTCACGGTCAGCGCGGACAGTTCGGTGCTCTCGCTCGCGCTGGCCTGCTTCGTGATCGGCCTCGGACTCGGTTTCTCCGCCTCACCAGGCGTCGTCGCGGCCCAGTCCTCGGTCGACTGGACCAGCCGCGGCGTCGTCACCGGCGCCAACATGTTCGCCCGGTCGGTCGGCAGCGCGGTCGGCGTCGCCGTCTTCGGCGCGGTCGCGAACGCCGTCGTCGCCGCCCGCCTCGGCTCGAACCACGGAGACCTCGAGCACCTGTCCGGCGACGTGCTCGCGGCGGCCATCCACGACGTGTACCTCGGCGCGGCCGCCGCCGCGGTCCTGCTCGTCGCCGCCGTCGTCTTCATGCCGAACCGCGTCGCCGAACAACCCCGCGGCCCGGCCTGA
- a CDS encoding proline dehydrogenase family protein encodes MRADRAILFKLATNERLEHVVKALPGGEANAYRAASRYVAGRTREEALAKATELLGQGHGVSLDLFGELSTSTTDARRVADDYLALADSLPKASPDSATQGSTDSPAQASPDSPAQAPTGDQAGSVPADAWLSVDLSHLALDVDPRRTADLLAQIAGALPPGRRIQVGAEDLRRAEEILTCVLDAAGRGLADRLGATIQANLLRSPSDVEALTEAGVHVRLVKGAYVEPRGVHPYGEPTDIAYLQLAHQLAAAGTPWSLATHDGRLREAVLLALGPVPVEQLLGVRPEVLDDLRSRGVPTRVYLPYGPDWFRYWLRRIAESRGA; translated from the coding sequence ATGCGTGCGGACCGGGCGATTCTGTTCAAGCTGGCGACCAACGAGCGACTCGAGCACGTGGTGAAAGCTCTGCCCGGCGGCGAGGCGAACGCCTACCGCGCGGCCTCCCGGTACGTCGCGGGCCGGACCCGCGAGGAGGCGCTGGCCAAGGCGACGGAGCTGCTCGGGCAGGGCCACGGCGTCAGCCTCGACCTCTTCGGTGAGCTCTCCACCAGTACGACGGACGCCCGCCGCGTCGCCGACGACTACCTCGCGCTGGCCGACTCCCTGCCGAAGGCATCACCCGACTCCGCGACGCAGGGATCGACCGACTCCCCGGCGCAGGCATCACCCGACTCCCCGGCGCAAGCCCCGACCGGCGACCAGGCCGGTAGCGTCCCCGCGGACGCCTGGCTCTCGGTCGACCTGTCACACCTCGCGCTCGACGTGGACCCCCGCCGGACCGCGGACCTGCTCGCGCAGATCGCCGGCGCCCTGCCGCCCGGCCGGCGGATCCAGGTCGGCGCCGAGGACCTCCGCCGCGCGGAGGAGATCCTGACCTGCGTGCTCGACGCCGCCGGCCGCGGTCTCGCCGACCGCCTCGGCGCGACGATCCAGGCGAATCTGCTGCGCTCCCCCAGCGATGTCGAGGCCCTGACGGAGGCCGGCGTGCACGTCCGCCTGGTCAAGGGCGCGTACGTCGAACCGCGCGGCGTCCACCCGTACGGCGAACCCACCGACATCGCCTACCTCCAGCTGGCCCACCAACTCGCCGCCGCCGGCACGCCGTGGTCCCTGGCCACCCACGACGGCCGCCTCCGGGAAGCGGTCCTGCTGGCGCTCGGCCCGGTCCCCGTCGAGCAGCTGCTCGGCGTACGGCCCGAGGTCCTCGACGACCTTCGCTCGCGCGGCGTCCCCACCCGCGTCTACCTGCCGTACGGTCCCGACTGGTTCCGTTACTGGCTGCGCCGCATCGCCGAGTCCCGCGGCGCGTGA
- a CDS encoding MarR family winged helix-turn-helix transcriptional regulator, with product MYMSDDNKPIGWWLKELDRLIEASLDSVLATEGLSRRQWQALNAASEEQPIAVALAPFLAGDPAELAAVTDPLAGRGWLDGEQLTPAGRAALDRLTERMTAQRRRLTAGIDATEYAMAVDVLRRMAVNARS from the coding sequence ATGTATATGTCGGACGACAACAAGCCTATCGGCTGGTGGCTGAAGGAGCTGGACCGCCTCATCGAGGCGTCCCTCGACTCCGTTCTGGCCACCGAAGGCCTGAGTCGGCGGCAGTGGCAGGCGCTCAACGCCGCCTCCGAGGAGCAGCCGATCGCAGTGGCGCTGGCGCCGTTCCTCGCCGGCGACCCGGCGGAGCTCGCGGCTGTGACCGATCCGCTGGCCGGCCGCGGCTGGCTGGACGGCGAGCAGCTCACGCCGGCGGGCAGGGCGGCACTCGACCGGCTGACCGAGCGGATGACCGCGCAGCGGCGACGGTTGACGGCCGGAATCGACGCGACGGAGTACGCCATGGCGGTGGACGTGCTGCGGCGGATGGCGGTCAACGCGCGCTCGTGA
- a CDS encoding SDR family oxidoreductase gives MSDVVVVTGATGQQGGAVARRLLAAGVPVRALVRRPETAAAKAIAQAGAELVTADLTDPTSLGSALRGARAVFSVQTPDLADLGSDSERSQGENLVAAAREAGVAQYVHTSVAGVGDYVRQAAVGRTEGWSTHYWGSKARVGQLLPESGFESWTELRPAFFMENLLRPSIWFEGMTGEAIVTVVSPQTRLPVVAVQDIGTAAAAAFADPVRFNGVALDLAGDIRTLPELAARLTAVGAPARVEVVAAEEAKARGMVPELIDNQQWLNTYQNPARPALAAALGIPTTTFETWASEKFTAPE, from the coding sequence ATGAGTGACGTAGTGGTGGTGACCGGCGCGACCGGGCAGCAGGGTGGGGCGGTGGCGCGGCGGTTGCTGGCGGCCGGCGTACCGGTACGGGCGTTGGTGCGGCGACCGGAAACCGCGGCGGCGAAGGCGATCGCGCAGGCGGGAGCTGAGCTGGTCACGGCGGACCTGACCGATCCCACGTCGTTGGGATCGGCGCTCCGCGGTGCCCGAGCGGTCTTCTCGGTGCAGACCCCCGACCTCGCCGATCTCGGCTCCGACAGCGAGCGGAGCCAGGGCGAGAACCTGGTCGCGGCCGCGCGGGAAGCCGGCGTCGCGCAGTACGTGCACACGTCGGTGGCAGGTGTCGGTGACTACGTCCGGCAGGCAGCGGTGGGTCGCACGGAAGGGTGGAGCACGCACTACTGGGGCAGCAAGGCGCGGGTCGGGCAGCTTCTCCCGGAGAGTGGGTTCGAGTCGTGGACCGAGCTGCGTCCGGCGTTTTTCATGGAGAACCTGCTCCGGCCGTCGATCTGGTTCGAGGGGATGACCGGTGAGGCGATCGTGACGGTCGTCAGCCCGCAGACCCGGCTGCCAGTGGTCGCGGTTCAGGACATCGGTACGGCGGCGGCCGCGGCGTTCGCGGACCCGGTCCGCTTCAACGGAGTCGCGCTCGATCTCGCCGGCGACATCCGCACGCTGCCGGAGTTGGCGGCGAGGCTGACCGCAGTGGGAGCGCCCGCGCGCGTGGAGGTCGTCGCAGCGGAGGAGGCGAAGGCGCGAGGCATGGTGCCGGAGCTCATCGACAATCAGCAGTGGCTGAACACGTACCAGAATCCCGCGCGCCCGGCGCTCGCCGCGGCCCTCGGCATCCCGACCACGACCTTCGAGACGTGGGCCTCGGAGAAGTTCACCGCGCCGGAGTAG
- a CDS encoding GNAT family N-acetyltransferase translates to MREVDCVGALIRDARQRVYVHRRTAERRLLPGIWDIVGGHLEAGETPEQALAREVEEETGWTVREVLAPVADWEWEYAGRVRRELDFLVAVDGDLERPRLEQGKHDAGAWVGPDDVELLMVGRTDGDRRLLDIVAHAVRIRLTERLRLEPVRGPGEVLAGHAADLERLFADPWVAEWYAGTWSAEQSVRRATEMQAAWERDGVSKWMAYERSGGALVGRGGLSRLGANAAVTEQLAALAGPDWVADRLELGWALVASARGRGYATEIGAAGLDFAFEQLGARAVVAFTERHNHASRAVMERLGMTYAGELTAEGLVDGAAGVRPDAPFAVYQARRGG, encoded by the coding sequence ATGCGTGAGGTGGATTGTGTCGGGGCGTTGATCCGGGACGCGCGGCAGCGGGTCTACGTGCACCGGCGTACGGCGGAGCGGCGGTTGCTGCCGGGAATCTGGGACATCGTCGGCGGGCATCTGGAGGCTGGTGAGACGCCGGAGCAGGCGCTGGCGCGGGAGGTGGAGGAGGAGACCGGCTGGACCGTGCGCGAGGTGCTGGCGCCGGTGGCGGACTGGGAGTGGGAGTACGCGGGGCGGGTCCGCCGGGAGCTGGACTTCCTGGTCGCGGTCGACGGGGACCTGGAGCGGCCGCGGCTGGAGCAGGGCAAGCACGACGCCGGGGCCTGGGTCGGGCCGGACGACGTCGAGCTGCTGATGGTCGGGCGGACCGACGGCGACCGGCGGCTGCTGGACATCGTGGCGCACGCGGTGCGGATCCGGCTGACCGAGCGGTTGCGGCTGGAGCCGGTCCGGGGCCCGGGTGAGGTCCTGGCCGGACATGCGGCGGACCTGGAGCGGCTGTTCGCGGATCCCTGGGTCGCCGAGTGGTACGCCGGGACGTGGTCCGCGGAGCAGTCCGTACGGCGCGCAACCGAGATGCAAGCGGCGTGGGAGCGCGACGGGGTGAGCAAGTGGATGGCGTACGAGCGGTCGGGCGGGGCGCTCGTCGGGCGGGGCGGTTTGTCGCGGCTGGGCGCGAACGCCGCCGTGACCGAGCAGCTCGCCGCTCTGGCCGGCCCGGACTGGGTGGCTGACCGGCTGGAACTGGGCTGGGCCTTGGTGGCGTCCGCCCGCGGCCGGGGGTACGCGACGGAGATCGGCGCGGCGGGACTGGACTTCGCGTTCGAGCAGCTGGGAGCCCGTGCGGTCGTCGCGTTCACCGAGCGGCACAACCACGCCTCGCGGGCGGTGATGGAACGGCTCGGCATGACCTACGCGGGCGAGCTCACCGCCGAGGGCCTGGTCGACGGCGCTGCCGGCGTACGCCCGGACGCTCCGTTCGCGGTCTACCAGGCCCGCCGAGGCGGCTGA
- a CDS encoding MarR family winged helix-turn-helix transcriptional regulator — protein sequence MPSADPAAAVETAMVAVRRRQTRRAFAAETGGDASQQVLDAIEAAGRTPIGVNGIAEALGVDQPRASKLVAAVVSAGLVRREADQQDGRRTHLVLTAAGRDRLTEVHAFRRQRFAAAMRDWSDVERATFATLLTRFVSALDQRPAGGEVRP from the coding sequence GTGCCCAGTGCCGATCCGGCCGCGGCGGTGGAGACCGCGATGGTCGCCGTGCGCCGGCGGCAGACCCGGCGGGCCTTCGCGGCGGAGACCGGTGGTGACGCGAGCCAGCAGGTCCTCGACGCGATCGAGGCGGCGGGTCGCACGCCGATCGGCGTGAACGGCATCGCCGAGGCGCTCGGCGTGGACCAGCCACGGGCGAGCAAGCTGGTCGCGGCCGTGGTGTCGGCCGGGCTGGTCCGGCGGGAAGCGGACCAGCAGGACGGCCGGCGGACCCACCTGGTCCTGACCGCGGCGGGGCGGGACCGGCTGACCGAGGTCCACGCCTTTCGGCGGCAGCGGTTCGCTGCGGCGATGCGCGACTGGTCCGACGTGGAGCGCGCCACCTTCGCGACGTTGCTGACCCGTTTCGTGTCCGCGCTCGATCAGCGGCCCGCCGGCGGGGAGGTCCGGCCCTGA
- a CDS encoding GNAT family N-acetyltransferase yields MDPLTGERCRLREVRLDDLDDYLAITGDNRVTSWLSFDSHTRDGAQRSLRAAVDRSARADRPDYLLAVTRLDDDRMIGFARLGPTGVQAAHLGYAIAHRYWGHGYATDAARTMLRLAFTDLTLHRVSAAIGPDNQASIAVVDRLGFSYEGRIRHHVFTNNAWRDSLLYSLLTDEWTPTGPHS; encoded by the coding sequence ATGGACCCACTCACCGGTGAGCGCTGCAGGCTGCGCGAGGTCCGGCTCGACGACCTCGACGACTACCTGGCGATCACCGGTGACAACCGGGTGACCAGCTGGCTGTCCTTCGACAGCCACACCCGGGACGGCGCCCAGCGCTCGCTGCGTGCCGCCGTCGACCGCTCGGCCCGCGCCGACCGGCCCGACTACCTGCTCGCGGTCACCCGCCTGGACGACGACCGGATGATCGGCTTCGCGCGGCTCGGCCCGACCGGCGTCCAGGCCGCCCACCTCGGCTACGCGATCGCCCACCGGTACTGGGGGCACGGCTACGCCACCGACGCCGCCCGGACAATGCTCCGGCTGGCCTTCACCGACCTGACCCTGCACCGGGTCAGCGCCGCGATCGGCCCGGACAACCAGGCCTCGATCGCCGTCGTCGACCGCCTCGGCTTCAGCTACGAGGGCCGCATCCGCCACCACGTCTTCACCAACAACGCCTGGCGCGACTCACTGCTCTACTCGCTGCTCACCGACGAGTGGACGCCGACCGGCCCGCACAGCTGA
- a CDS encoding PHP domain-containing protein: MTSGQQLPEWADPGVPEQALDAQGVSRRGMLRGAGLLGAGLAAGAVAGGTSEAAATGTASSGDPELVWLVGDHHVHSRYSHDAKYGFGQLAQRGAQFGLDWMAFTEHSNVGHADKGAVAEHAEVVNARAENPRMLIFQGLEWYIPAAEHGTVLVAPGPNDVALLQAFERQYDGKLTNRSGNTAENEQYAVQALRWLAEQKRSGYVDDVLVLANHPLRLGIDSPHELRAWRDTGICIGMEGAPGAQGDAEPAWVAHRGATNAQRGEYVNAPGAGSHPGYPADAYRTYGGFDWATATVGGLWDSLLAEGRLFSITSNSDNHRTIWDTWKDGEFPPGQNFDSLGWKPAPTDSGVPQAGSDFWPGQFSRTHVGVTRYSYLDVMAGLRAGRVWVDHGQLVDGLDVRLTTAGSRQRGVTLGGRLKVRRGERLELRVTVTSATRPNFHGILPRLAHLDVIRGLVTGPAADRDSWKAPDTRVVEQLDVRRKTGTYTLRIPLGRAERSHYLRLRGSDGRRNGPGYLGRAIDPAGPIQHPVNDGDPWLDTWLYTNPVFVDVQR; this comes from the coding sequence ATGACGAGTGGGCAGCAGTTGCCGGAGTGGGCGGATCCGGGAGTGCCTGAGCAGGCACTGGATGCGCAGGGAGTGTCGCGGCGAGGGATGCTGCGGGGCGCGGGGCTGCTGGGAGCCGGATTGGCGGCGGGGGCGGTCGCGGGCGGCACGTCCGAGGCGGCAGCGACCGGTACGGCGTCCTCGGGTGATCCGGAGTTGGTGTGGCTGGTGGGCGACCACCATGTGCACAGCCGCTACAGCCACGACGCGAAGTACGGGTTCGGGCAGTTGGCGCAGCGGGGCGCACAGTTCGGGCTGGACTGGATGGCGTTCACCGAGCACAGCAACGTCGGTCACGCCGACAAGGGAGCCGTGGCCGAGCACGCCGAGGTGGTCAATGCCCGGGCCGAGAACCCGCGGATGCTGATCTTCCAGGGCCTGGAGTGGTACATCCCGGCGGCCGAGCACGGCACGGTGCTGGTCGCGCCAGGCCCCAACGACGTCGCGCTGCTGCAGGCCTTCGAGCGCCAGTACGACGGCAAGCTCACCAACCGCTCCGGCAACACCGCGGAGAACGAGCAGTACGCCGTGCAAGCGCTGCGCTGGCTCGCGGAGCAGAAGCGCAGCGGCTACGTCGACGACGTGCTGGTCCTCGCGAACCACCCACTGCGCCTCGGCATCGACTCGCCGCACGAGCTGCGCGCCTGGCGGGACACCGGGATCTGCATCGGCATGGAAGGCGCTCCCGGTGCGCAGGGCGACGCCGAGCCGGCCTGGGTCGCACACCGCGGCGCCACCAACGCGCAGCGCGGCGAGTACGTGAATGCACCGGGCGCTGGCAGCCATCCGGGCTACCCTGCGGACGCCTACCGCACGTACGGCGGCTTCGACTGGGCCACCGCGACCGTCGGCGGGCTCTGGGACTCCCTGCTCGCCGAGGGCCGGCTGTTCTCGATCACCTCCAACAGCGACAACCACCGGACCATCTGGGACACCTGGAAGGACGGCGAGTTCCCGCCCGGCCAGAACTTCGACTCACTGGGCTGGAAGCCCGCGCCGACCGACAGCGGCGTACCGCAGGCCGGCAGCGACTTCTGGCCGGGTCAGTTCAGCCGTACGCATGTCGGCGTGACGCGCTACTCCTACCTGGACGTGATGGCCGGACTGCGCGCCGGGCGCGTCTGGGTGGACCACGGCCAACTGGTCGACGGCCTGGACGTCCGGCTCACGACGGCCGGATCGCGGCAGCGCGGCGTCACGCTGGGCGGGCGGCTGAAGGTGCGGCGCGGCGAGCGGCTGGAGCTGCGCGTCACCGTCACCAGCGCGACCCGGCCGAACTTCCACGGGATCCTGCCGCGACTGGCCCACCTGGATGTCATCCGCGGCCTGGTGACCGGCCCTGCCGCGGACCGGGACAGCTGGAAGGCTCCGGACACCCGAGTGGTCGAGCAGCTCGACGTACGGCGGAAGACCGGCACCTACACGCTGCGGATTCCGCTCGGCCGGGCGGAGCGGAGCCACTACCTGCGCCTGCGCGGCAGCGACGGCCGGCGCAACGGTCCGGGCTACCTGGGCCGCGCCATCGACCCGGCCGGACCGATCCAGCACCCGGTGAACGACGGCGACCCGTGGCTGGACACCTGGCTCTACACCAACCCGGTTTTCGTGGACGTGCAGCGGTGA
- a CDS encoding TetR/AcrR family transcriptional regulator codes for MTPDRRLRADARRSREQILRAAEVAFARDGFEASLEAIAKDAGVGSATLHRHFRSRRQLVEAVFHERTEAVIGEATQLATTNPPGPALYYWLRSVLRVTVENRGLAVALLPLPEGTPTDSSCHSRLTDVAEGLIEAARATGDIRADVTAADVLSLVNAIALLAEQPGCTHLDAERLLGLTITGIGPEACASGKDASPRHSLPG; via the coding sequence ATGACGCCGGACAGGCGGCTGCGCGCGGACGCCCGGCGCAGCCGGGAGCAGATTCTGCGGGCCGCCGAGGTGGCCTTCGCCCGGGACGGATTCGAGGCGTCTCTGGAAGCGATCGCCAAGGACGCCGGCGTCGGATCGGCGACTCTGCACCGTCACTTCCGCTCCCGGCGGCAACTGGTCGAAGCGGTCTTCCACGAGCGCACCGAAGCAGTCATCGGCGAAGCGACCCAGCTCGCGACGACCAATCCACCGGGGCCTGCCCTGTACTACTGGCTGCGCTCCGTCCTCCGGGTCACCGTCGAGAACCGTGGTCTGGCCGTCGCTCTCCTGCCTCTTCCCGAGGGCACTCCGACGGACTCGAGCTGTCACAGCAGGTTGACGGACGTTGCGGAGGGCCTGATCGAGGCGGCCCGCGCTACTGGCGACATCCGCGCCGACGTCACCGCGGCCGACGTACTGTCGCTGGTCAACGCGATCGCACTCCTGGCTGAGCAGCCGGGCTGCACGCACCTCGACGCGGAGCGGCTGCTCGGTCTGACCATCACCGGCATCGGCCCGGAGGCCTGCGCCTCGGGCAAGGATGCGTCGCCGCGCCACTCGCTCCCAGGCTGA
- a CDS encoding PadR family transcriptional regulator, translating into MSSSEMREPTFFVLAALADGRKHGYAVIAEVKTLSDGRLRLRPGTLYAALDRLSEQGLVRAAGEEVVDGRHRRYYEMTPAGADTLAAEAARLQANAEQAFRRLRLRPAGGAA; encoded by the coding sequence ATGTCCTCCTCCGAGATGCGTGAGCCGACGTTCTTCGTGCTGGCCGCGCTGGCCGACGGCCGCAAGCACGGCTACGCGGTGATCGCCGAAGTGAAAACGTTGTCCGACGGCCGCCTCCGGCTGCGGCCGGGCACGTTGTACGCCGCGCTCGACCGACTGAGCGAGCAGGGCCTGGTCCGGGCCGCGGGAGAGGAGGTCGTCGACGGCCGGCACCGCCGGTACTACGAGATGACGCCGGCCGGCGCGGACACGTTGGCCGCCGAGGCGGCACGGCTGCAGGCGAACGCGGAACAGGCGTTCCGCCGGTTGCGGCTGCGCCCGGCGGGTGGCGCGGCGTGA